A region of Sulfitobacter faviae DNA encodes the following proteins:
- a CDS encoding sulfurtransferase TusA family protein, protein MKIEKLDATGLLCPLPVLKARKRLAALAPGDQLHMTADDPAAVIDVPHFCAEAGHQLTETRTEGAAELYIITKGG, encoded by the coding sequence ATGAAGATCGAAAAACTGGATGCCACGGGGCTTCTCTGCCCCCTGCCCGTGCTGAAAGCACGCAAACGACTGGCCGCGCTGGCGCCGGGTGATCAGCTTCACATGACGGCGGATGACCCCGCCGCGGTGATCGACGTGCCGCATTTTTGTGCCGAGGCGGGCCATCAGCTGACGGAAACCCGGACCGAGGGCGCGGCAGAGCTATACATCATCACCAAGGGCGGCTGA